A window of Chryseobacterium scophthalmum genomic DNA:
CAAAAGATGGGGGAAATCTCATTTTGTAGAAACTTTTTCTACCGATTTTTCAATGACCGAAGATTTTCTGGCTTTGGGGGATCTTACTTTAAATACCGATCATTCGCTTCTTCAGGGAGATATTAAATTTAATTTAAATAAAGGTTCGTGGGCAGATTTTACCAACAAAGTAAAGTGGGACATGAATATGAAACTGGGAAGCCAGATAAGTGGTTATGATATTTCTTATTTTGTGACCAACTGGGATAATTTTATTCCATTTAATGCAAGCGGAAAAATGACGGGGCCGTTAAATCATTTTACTTTAGAAAACTTTCTGATCAGAAATCCTTCGGTAAATATTGCAACAAAAAAACTGAAAGCCAATCATTTGCTGAAAGGTGATTTCACGATAGAAACTGAAAACCTTTCAGCAGATTTTACGTATAAAGATTTGAAAGCAATGATGCCGACTTTCGTTTCCTCAAAGATGAAAAACTTTGCGGATGATTTCGGTAAACTAAAATATAGCGGAACTGCGAAAGTAACTCCGAAGCAGGTTTATGTTTCTTCAGGAAATCTGATGACAGGAATCGGACAGGCAAAAATTTCTAATTTTTACTTAACAGATTACAGCTCACCTTTACCTAAATATAAAGGATACGCCGAAGTTAATGACTTAAATACTTCCGTCATTACCAAAAGCAAAGCAGTTGGTTTGATTTCTGGTAAATTTAATTTAGATGGACAAAGTTTTGATGTCAATACAATGCGTCTGAGTACAAAATCTCAAATTTCCAGCATTGAAATCATGAATAAAGAAATCAATAATGTGGTTTTGGATGGTCTTTTAGATCATAAAAAATACAACGGATTGATTACCGTAAATGACGAACAGGCAAAAGCAACAGTAAAAGGTTTAATAGATTTCAGTACCTCAAGAATTTCTGCCAATGTAGATGCTGATGTTGCTTATTTAAATATGAATTATTTTACCGACAAAGCTGGAAGTCAGATTGTAAGTGGTAGAGTAAACGGGAAAATGGCAATGTCAAATATCAATGATTTGAATTTGGATGTTGAAGCCTCCAATGTAAATTTCGCAACAGCAGATCAAAAATATCATATTCCGAATGCTAAGCTGAAAACTTTTGTGGAAGGTGGAAGCCGTTCTATTTTGGTTGATGCTCCGGGCGCAGTAAACGGAAAAATTTCGGGGAAATATAATCTTGCTGATTTGGCAGGAATGGTTGAAAATGGTTTAGGGAAAATTTTGGTTGGTCCTGAACCAAGAAAATTATACCGCGGACAAACTTTCGCCATGGATTTTGATGTTGAACAAGGTTTGGTTGCCTATTTTATGCCGGATTTAAAACTTCCTCAAGGCGCGAAAGTGGAAGGAGAATATGACGGTAATTCAAATAATCTGATCTTAAATCTGGATGCAGCTTCTCTGAAATACATTATGACAAAAAAGGAGGAGATTACTGAAGCAGATCGTGCTTTGGCAGAAGCAAATCCTGATTATAAAATTGATGATAGAGTAGCGGTTACAAGAGACAGCGCCATGGTTGACAGTGTGATGGTGAGAATTAATACTGCCAATACTGAACAACAGCTTTATGCAAAAATAAGCAGACTCGAATACAATAAAAATATTCTGAAGGATGTAATACTTACTGGCAAAAATGAGAATAATTCAGTTTTAAGAATTGCTACCAATTTTAAACATGGAAGTCCGGAAGATGAACTGAATGAAACTCTGAAAGATTATGCGATTAATTTTAATCAGTCCACGAATCCTGCAGGAGATTATGTATTCAGATTTGAACCTACTGAAGTCAATTTAAATAATGTGAAATGGTCAATAGACACAAGTCCGGAGCTCGATCATTATATAAGTTACCGTAGAAAAACATCTGATTTTGAAATTCATAATTTAAAAATTTATTCAGACGATAGCTCATTACTTGTTAACGAATCTATCTTTAAATCTATTAAAGATTTTTATGTGGATGCGGAAGTTCAGAACTTTGCCATAGAAAAACTTTTAGAAATGCAGTCGGGCGGAAATCCTATGGATATTAAAGGTTTGGCCAATGGAAATGTGAAAATCAAGATGGATAAAAACACATTGCAACCTTTGGTTGATCTTACTGTAGACAACATCATGATGAATGGCAATGATATGGGAGATGTGACGATTTCTGCAGTCAACGGCTTTTCTCTGAACGTTTACGATGTTGATGTAAGAGTTGCTTCAGCGGGAGTAATTGGAAATAATAATCTGCATTTAACAGGAACGGTTAATAACAATACACCATCTCCAACCATTGATTTAACAACAGAATTAAGAGATTTTGATCTTGCATTTACGCAACAGTTTGTACAAAGTATTTTTGGAAATTTAAGAGGAAAAGCAACGGGTGATCTGAAAATCAACGGTACTCTTAAAAATTTAGATTACAGCGGTGATATTGCTTTAAAAGAATTTGGTTTAAAATTATTATTTACAGGAGTTGATTACTCGTTTGATGATACGGTGATTCCGCTTTCTAAAGGTTTGGCGATTTTAAACAATATTGGAGTTCACGACGGAAGATCAAATTCTTCAGGATCAATTTCGGGGGCGATACAGTTTGAAACTTTATCTTCAATGGGAGTCAACCTCGTTATGAGAGCCGATAATTTATTAATGCTAAATACAACTCAGAAAGACTATGATCTATTTTGGGGAAGAGTTTACGGACAAGGCGATTTATATGTCGACGGACCTGTTTCTGCTTTAAATCTTTCTACTCCAAACATGAAAGCTCTAAATGGAAGTACATTTACTTTCAACTCAAGTTCTACTTCTAATGTTGAGGAATTTAAAATGTTGAGGTTTTTGAAGGAAGGAAAAGATGGCTTAGTTACTTTAGAAGAAAAGAAAAAGACCGGCGCCAATATGAATATCGATTTCAGTTTGGATGTTGATAAAGGTACCACGGTAAACGTTCTGGTAGGTGATGATGTTGGAAATATTACGGTGAAAGGAATGGCGAATAATCTGAGATTTCAGATGAGCCGACAAGGAAATATTGCCATGAACGGATCTTATATGGTCGACAGTGGAACTTTTGTGTCTAAAGCGATTCTTAACAGAACTTTCCAGATTCAGAAAAACAGCAGCATCAGATGGGATGGTGATGCAATGAAGCCAGCTTTGGATATTTCTGCCAATTATGTGAGAATGGTTTCCAATGCTGGAGATTATTTAAATATGGGACAATTACAGCCAATCAGTGTACTGTTGCAGGCAAATATTACCAATACCTTAAATGATCCTAAAGTTGCATTAAATGTAACCGCACTTGATGTTTCGAGTCAGGTGAAAGAAACTTTGGCAGCGAAAATTAATCAAACAGAAGGTGAAAATGTCTTACAGTTTGGTTCTATTTTGTTGCTGAATATGTTTAATGTAACTAATTCGGGAGGTGGGCTAAATATAGATGCTGCAGGAATTGCGGAATCTTCCGGTTATAATATGCTATTAAAACAATTGGGTTCTGTTTTGAATACAGTAAGTAACGAATTTCAAATTGATTTGAATTACGTAAAAGGAAACGATCAGTTTTCTAACAGTGGAGACAGAGCAAATGCCGGAGTAAGTTTTGATTTATCACCAAGAATTACGGTAAAAACAGGTTTGGGAATCCCACTTTCAAGAACAGAAAATACTAGTAACAATTATCTCTCTGGTGAAGGGTCTGTAGAATATGATATTTCTAAGAAAAACGACGGTACACTGGTCTTGAGAGGTTATTCTAAACCCACCAACATCGGAATGGGTGTAGGAACTGTAGGTACTAATGGTTCTGCAAATCAGGCTTATGGTGGTGGTATCGTTTGGAGTAAAAGCTTTAATTCTTTGTTCAAAAAGAAGAAAAAAGACAAAAAGTCAGCTACTGACAAAGTTGAAATAAAAACAGATTCTGTAAAATCAAGTGGCAAATAGCTGTAAATTTTTAATGATTTTTATCATACGTGTTAATTATTGTTAATATTTGATATTATTTTTTTAGTTTAATTATTTTTTTTAATTTTGTAAAAAATTTATTGATTTTTTAGGAAAAATATAATTTCACTAATATGAACTATCAACTGGACGAAATAGACAAGAAAATTCTTGATTTCTTAGTAGAAAACACAAGAATGCCTTTTACAGAAATTGCTAAGCAGATGGATGTTTCTGCGGGTACAATTCACGTAAGAGTGAAGAAAATGGAAGATGCAGGTATTATTTTAGGATCATCTCTTAATCTTGATTATGGTAAACTAGATTACCATTTCACAGCTTTTATCGGAATTCTTTTAACAAAATCAAACCGTACGCAAGAGGTTTTGAAAGAGTTAGGAACAATTCCAAACGTTATCGAAGCAAGTGTTATCTCTGGAAAATACAACATTTTCTGCAAGGTAAGAGCTAAAAATACAAACGACGCAAAAAGAATCATCTATCAGATTGACGATATTCAGGACGTAATGAGAACTGAATCTATGATCTCTATGGAAGAATTCTTAAGCGATAAAAACAGGTTGATCAACGCAATCTCAATTTAATCGAATTTTAGACGATATAAATACTAAAGAACTTATGAAATCATTCATAAGTTCTTTATTTTTGCAGTATGGAAAAGGAATATAAAGAATATAGCTATTTTGATGTAGATCCGAAGAAAGGATGGGGTTTTATTTTGGCTTTGGCTTCTCTGCTTTTGTTTACAGTTATGGGCATGGGAATCGATATTGACGAGTATCTTCAGCATGAGTACCTCAATATACCAAGATGGTATTTCTACGTGATTTTCACGATCGATGCTTTGATGATTATAAGTCTTGTTCTGATGTTTTTTTACAGAAAAATAGGGATGTTTGCCTTTCCTGTGTTATTGGTTCTTCATTTCCTGATGCATAATTATTATTTGTCAACTTTCTTATATACGGATGTCACCAATCTTTTCCTTTTTACAGGATTTGGAATGTTGGCAATTATTCCAAAGTGGAAATTTTTCAAATAATCTTTTAAAGATATTTTTATAAATAAAAGCCGGCACTCGTCGGCTTTTTTAATGTAATCTTATCTTAAATGTATCAAAGAGACTAATGAATGAATTGCTCCGTAGGAGCAAAATCTGTGTAGCAATAGGATAGAATGAATACTTAATATGCGCTCCGTAGGAGCGCTACCTTTGTAATCAAATAAAAAAGCATCCAAATTTTGGATGCTTTTCAATAGTATCGAGGATAATATTATGCTAAAATTCTTTTCACCGCTTCTTTTACAGCAGCAGAGTCAATTTTATATTTTTTCATTAATTCAGCTGGTGTAGCAGATTCTCCGAAAGTATCGTTAACCGCAACAAATTCCTGTCTTGTAGGTCTTTTTCTTGCCAACATTCCTGCAACTGATTCACCTAATCCACCTAAGTAATTATGTTCTTCAGCAGTTACAATTTTACCTGTCTTTTCAACAGATTTTAAGATGATTTCTTCGTCTAAAGGTTTAATTGTATGAATGTTGATTACTTCACAAGAAATCCCTTCTTTCTCTAATTCATCTGCAGCAACCAAAGATTCCCAAACTAAGTGACCTGTTGCAACAATCGTTACATCAGTTCCTTCTTGCAAAAGAATTCCTTTTCCGATTTCGAAAGGCATATCTTCCGGAATGAATACAGGAACAGTTGGTCTACCAAATCTTAAATATACAGGACCGTGGTGGTCTGCAATTGCCAATGTTGCAGCTTTTGTCTGGTTGTAGTCACAAGGATTAATTACCGTCATTCCAGGAAGCATTTTCATCATCCCGATGTCTTCTAAAACCTGGTGTGTTGCTCCGTCTTCTCCTAAAGTAAGACCTGCGTGAGAAGCACAAATTTTTACATTTTTATCTGAATATGCAATTGACTGACGAATTTGGTCATACACTCTTGATGTAGAGAAGTTAGCAAAAGTTCCGGTAAAAGGAATTTTTCCCGTGATGCTTAAACCTGCAGCAAGACCCATCATATTTGCTTCTGCGATACCAACTTGGTAAAATCTTTCAGGAGCTTTTTCGATGAATTTTTCCATTTTCAAAGAACCGATAAGATCTGCACACAATGCAACTACATTTGGGTTTTTATCAGCCAATTCAGCTAAACCAGCCCCAAAACCTGAACGTGTATCTTTTTTTTCTGTATATGTATATTTCATGAGAATTTAAATTTTGATAATTGATAAATGATGTGTGATCAATGATATTGAATCGTATCATTTATCGATGATAATTTATCATTTATAATTAATAATCAGCTGGAGCTTCTAAATACAATTGTTTGAAAGCAGTATCCAATTGCTCGTCATTTGGAGCTTTTCCGTGCCAAGCGTGAGTTCCCATCATGAAATCTACACCAGCTCCCATTTCTGTATGAAGGATAATTACTACTGGTTTTCCTTTTCCTGTTTCAGTTTTTGCTAATTCTAAAATTGCAATTACAGCTTCAAGATCGTTACCGTTTTTCTCTTCCAAAACTGTCCATCCGAAAGATTCCAGTTTTGCATGAAGATTTCCTAATGAAAGTACATTTTCTGTGCTTCCGTCAATTTGCTGTCCGTTGTAATCGATGGTAGAAATAATGTTGTCTACTTTGTTTGCTGCAGCATACATCAAAGCTTCCCAGATCTGTCCTTCCTGCAATTCTCCATCTCCGTGAAGAGAGTAAACCAAAGAGGTATCACCATCTAATTTTTTCCCCTGTGCAACACCTAAAGCTACAGAAAGACCTTGTCCTAGAGATCCAGAAGCAATTCTTACTCCTTCCAAACCTTCGTGAGTGGTTGGGTGACCTTGCAATCTTGAATCTAATTTTCTGAAAGTTTTCAATTCGTCCACCGGAAAGAAGTCGAATCTAGCCAATGTAGAATAGAAAACTGGCGAAATATGTCCGTTTGAAAGATAGAAGTGATCTTCATTTTTACCTTCCATTGTGAAAGGAAGATTGTAGTTCATTACTTTACCATACAATGCTGTGAAGTACTCAGTACAGCCCAAACTTCCACCTGGATGCCCTGAATTTACAGCGTGAACCATTCTTAAAATGTCTCTTCTGATTTGTGTTGTAAGAGATTTCAGCTCTTCAATACTTTTACTCATATATTAGGATTTATTTGCATGCAAATTTACAATTTTTTGTCGGCTTATGGAAATGCAAAAATCCGGACTTTGAATCCGGATCTTATTATGCTTCACTTTGAGAAAATTTAGATCATTAAACAAAGTTTTTATTATGACAAATCTCGCAGCCCGACTTGAGCGGAGCTCTTTTTGTGAAACAAAAAAGCGGGAGCGGAAGGCGGAAAAGCTGCCCAAATTATTCTAAACTACTTTCAAATAATTTTTATTCTTCACCAGCCACAATCCAATGAAAGTTAGTAATCCGTTAAGAATAATCAGTTCTACGCCAATTCGATAATCTGTATAAGTTGTTACAGCTAAATTAATAAGATAAGTAATAACGGGAGCCAAAAGCGTTACGGAAAGAATTGAATATTTTTTTGAAATTTTAAATTTGGTGAAAATTCCGAAGGCAAAAAGTCCTAAAAGAGGTCCGTACGTGTAACCAGCGATTTCCATGATTAAATAAACAATCGACTTGTCATTCATTGCTTTGAAAACCATAATTAAAATAAAGAAAACAACCGTAAAGATCAAGTGAACTTTCATTCTCAAGCGTTTTTTCTCTTTTTCAGTTTTGCTTTTGTCTTCATTAAGATTTAAAAGGTCAACGCAATATGAACTAGTCACCGCCGTTAAAGCTCCATCCGCAGAAGGGAATAAAGCGGAAATTAACCCAATAATAAAGATGACCGAAATGATCATTGGAAAATGCCCTTGAAGAGATAAAGATGGGAATAAATCGTCGCCCATTACGTTCTTGATATTTCCTGCAGCATCTTTGAATCCAAAAATATTAGAAACGACTTCTTTTCCATCTACCATATTTGTGATTTGAGAATATTCTGCCCCATTTTGTAAAGCAAAAAGATAAAGCAAACCTCCTAAAAATAGAAATGCAAGATTTACAAAAAGCAAAGTTCCCGCAAAAGTTAACATGTTTTTCTTTGAATTCTGAAGATTGTCAACTGAGATATTTTTCTGCATCATTTCCTGATCCAATCCGGTCATTGCGATGGTAATAAAAATTCCGCCTAAAATAGTTTTGAGGAAAAATGTCTTGGAATTCGGATCAAAATTGATGAAATGAGTATAATTTTTCTGTTCTAAGATCGTGTAAGCTTCGCCAAAAGATAAATTTAAATTGGATAAAATGTAAATAATACATGCAATTAAACTGATGATCATAAACGAAGTCTGCAATGTATCGGTAATGACGATCGTTTTTACACCGCCTTCAAAAGTATACAAAAGCACCATTAATAGAAGCGCCAAAGCGGTTACCCAAAACGGAACGCCTAAACCTTCCAATAAAAATATCTGTAAAACATTGACTACCAAATATAATCTTGCCGTCGCTCCGATTGCTCTTGAAACGATGAAAAATACAGAACCAATTTTGTGTGCTTCTACATTGAATCTTTTTCCTAAATAGGTGTAGATCGAGGTCAGATTCATCTTATAATAGAGTGGAAGTAATATTGCTGCCACAATAAAATAACCGATGAAGAACCCGATCACCATCATGTAATATTCAAAGCCGCCGAAAATATATTCGCTTCCGGTCATTTTACCGACCGTTCCAGGAACGGAAATAAACGTAACTCCACTTAAGCTGGTTCCGATCATCCCGAAAGCAACGAGCCACCATTTACTTTTTTTGTTTCCAATGAAAAAAGATTGGTTATCAGAATTTCGGCTCGTAAAATAAGAGATCACCAAAAGACCAATGAAATAAACAAAAACAAATAGCAAAAGTATAGTTCCGGAATTCATGTTTACAATTTAAATTTCAGCAAATATAGTTTTTTTTCGAATGTAGCGGATGTTGGATGTTTAATGATGAAAGTTTTGGATAAATTGTAATTTACATGAACTAAGATTTGATCTAAAATAAAAGATCCGTGAAGAAAAAACTTTAAAATCAATTATAATTCTTTCTTCACGGAGATAGATAACTTGTGAATTTTTTTGTCACCAATGCACGAATTTTTGTTTAATGAAAATAGTAACGGTTAAATTCGTGTATTCGTGGCGATCTATTTTCTTCTCACAGATTGCACAGATTAGCACAGATTTTATTCTCAATCATCTGCGAAAACCTGCGAGATCTGTGGGAGTTTAATATCCCGCTTTATAAAACATCACGCAAGTCTTCGTTTTTCTGGAAAGTTGCTTTTGCAAACGGACAAAGAGGAATAATCTTTTTACCATTTTCTCTTGCAAATTCTACCGCTTTTATCAGCATTTCTTTTCCTACACCTTTTCCGTTGTAGGCTTCTTCAACTTCGGTGTGATCGATGATGAATCGGTCTTCACCTGCCCAAGTATAGGTCATTAATCCCGCTCTTCTTCCATCGATCAATGCTTCAAAGCTTCCGTGTTTTTCGTCGTTGTTTTGTTTTACGTCTATCATATTTAAGAAAATTTGGTTTGTATTTCTATTTCGTTATTTAACATTTTGTGTACCGGACAAGCATCTGCAATGGTGTGAAGCCTTTTCAGTTGTTCTTCACTCAAATCATTTCCTTCAAAACTAATGTTTCTTTTAAAAACTGCTAATTTTGTTAAAGGAAAATTTTCCAGTTCTACTTCTACGTCGATTTTTTCAACGTCCCATTCTTTTCTCTCGATGTACATTCTTAAAGTGGCTGCAGTACAGCTTGCCAAAGAAGTTGCAAGAATTTCAAAAGGATTAAACCCCTTGTTTTGTCCGCCTTTGTCGATGGGTTCGTCAGTGATCAGACTGTTTTCGCCTGCGACAACTTCCGTGTAATATTTTGTTTTGCCTAAACTAGCTTTTACAGTTACAGCCATATTTTTGTTAGATGTTAGATGTTAGATGTTAGATGTTAGATGTTAGATGTTAGAAGATCTTTGATCTTCCAAACTTATGTGTTCTTTATCAACATTATTATTTTACTTAAAAACCTATGTGACTTATATGTCTAAAGCTTTTGTGCCTTTTGTGGTTAAAAAAGTCCCACAGATTTCACAGATTCTCACATATCTTAATTAAGCAATCTGATTTTTAAAACTTTCTATTTTATTATTTAAATCGTTCAGCATTTCAGGATTGATAACTCCGCTTTCCAAATCGAAATTTTCGTAAAATTTAGGTAATGAAAAAGTTTCTTTTACCTCTGCAGCAAACTGCGGGAAGAAAGTTTTTGCAGTATTCATTACATTTCCACCGCCATAACCTCCCGGAGAAGTACTCATCAAAAACATCGGTTTATTTTGAAAAACTTTTACATTGATCCTCGAAGCCCAGTCGAATACATTTTTAAAAGCCGCCGAATAAGAACGGTTATGCTCTGCTAAAGAACAGATAATGACATCGCATTCTTCAAATTGCTTTAAAAAATTATGCGCTTCATCCGGAAAACCTTTCTTTTCAAGATCAACAGAAAATACAGGCATCGTGAAATCATTAAGATCGATTAAATTAATCTCGTGTTCCTGAAAGTTTTTCAGAACAAATTTTACCAGCTCTCTGTTGATAGATGTGGAAGAAGTACTTCCTGCAAATGCTAATATTTTCATGTTTATTTGTTTTAAATTTAAAAAAAGAAAATCCTGAATTATTTATTTTTTCGCTGAATCTTCTTTTACTTTTTCCAGATAATCGTTTTCCAGTTCTTTAAGCCTTTTAAAATAATTTTCTTTATCCATAAACAACTTTGGGTTGTAAGGATCTCCTTCTTTTCGCTTTTTATGAAGATCAAACTGACTTGCATGTGAAGCTACCCAAACATCGAAATTTATTTTTTTCATCGCTTCAAAAGTATATCCATAATCTTTTTGAATAGTAGGATATTTCTTTACATCCGAGAATTTATGGTCAATAATAATTGAAGGTAAATTGGCGATCAAAACTTTATAGTTTTTATTTCCTTCTTTGGTTTCAAATAAAAAACTGCAAGATCCTTTTGTATGACCGGGATGATGAAGTAAGGTTAATACTGAATTTCCCAATTTTATTTTAGCATTATTTTTTAAAAGAAGATCAGGATGTACAGGTTCGAAAGTTACTCCGTATTTTCCCATTTCGTAGTCAGATTTCCCACCACTTTTAAGTTCTGAAGCATCTTTTTCGTCAACATAAAGTTTTGCACCGGTCTCTTTTTTTATTTGAGCCATTGCTCCCATGTGATCATAATGAGCCTGCGTTAAGGTAAGAATTTTAATGTCTTTATACTTAAAACCCAACTTTTCGATATTTTTTTTAATGGTAGAATAAGAATCTGCCAAACCTGTGTTGATCAAAATATTGCCTTTATCGGTCACGATGAGATAAGATGCAAGATCGTAAGTTCCTACATAATACAAATTACCCACAATTTTGAAAGGTTCGTAATCTTTTGACCATTCTGCCGGATTATTTTTAGGCTCTGTTACGGTTTGTGCAGTTCCAAAAAAAGATAGACATAGTAAAAATAAAAGTGTCAGGTTTTTCATCTGTAAAATCGAACTGTTTATAAAATATTGTTTTATTTTCTGTTTAAAATGGCTTTAGGAAGCGGAACATATTCCTCTTCATCTCCGGGAACCAAAGGAAAAGCATCGTGATTCTGGTCATTCCAGTTTACTTTTGCTTCGTCAATTATTTCTTTGTCTGAATTTACAAAATTCCAGAAAATGAAACGTTCTTCATCAAAAGGTTCGCCTCCGAAAAGATAAACGGTTCCGTTTTCACTCATTTCAAACTCACAAAGTTGCGTGTTTTTGGCGATCAGCAATTGTTTTGAACCGTAAGAATTATCTTCAATATTTACCGTTCCGTCTAAAACATACATCGCTGCTTCACCGTAAAGATCTTTTCCGATGCTGATCTTCTGTGCAGTTTTAGTTTTAATTTCGATAAAAAATAATTTACTGTGAACTGGAACGGGAGATCTTTTATCGAAAGCTTCACCAGCAATCAATTTATACTGAATGTCGCCATCTTCCCAAACAGGAAGTTCGTTGGCTTCAATATGATGAAAAGTAGGTTCGCTTTGTTCCAAATGTTTTGGAAGACCTACCCAAATTTGAAAACCATGAAGTTTTTTATCTGTATTCCTTAAATATTCAGGAGTTCTTTCTGAGTGTACCACGCCTTTTCCGGCAGTCATCCAGTTCACAGCGCCCGGTTTTATTTCAAGAGCGCTTCCAATGCTGTCTCTGTGAAAAATAGATCCTTCTAAAAGATAGGTTAAAGTAGAAAGACCAATGTGTGGATGTGGCGGAACATCAAGATTCTGATAATCTTTTAATTCTGCAGGTCCCATGTGATCGATAAAAACGAAAGGACCAACCGCTCTTTTTTCACGGAAAGGCAATAATCTTCCCACTAAAAAGTTTCCGATATCTGCGGATTTTTCTTCTAATATAAGTCCGATATTTGACATAAATATTGTGATTTTAGTTTTTGTGGATAGCTAATTTAATTAAAATTTATTCTATTTAAGGCTACTTTAATAAAAATTAAAGTTTATCGTAGCCTTCAAATTTTTCGTCTACAATACGTTTCCAATCTGGATTTTTTTTGATGTATGCAAAAACATATGGACAAAACGGAAGCAGCTTTTTGCCACTTTCTTCAATATAGATCAACGTTTTTTCAACGACTGCAGCGGCAGCTCCGGTTCCTGCTAATTCCGGCTCAGCTTCTGTATGAATTAAAGCGAATCGCTGACTTGTTTCTTTATAATCGATAAAAGCAAAATGACCGTTTACTTCGATCTCAAATCTCTTTTTATCTTCGTTTTTTACTAATGGAATGTTTTCAAATTCTGGTTTCATGATGTTTATATTTTTTAAGTTTTATAAAAGAGAATAATGTTTGTCATCCTGAAAGGATCTTGACTTTCAAAAAATAAGG
This region includes:
- a CDS encoding transketolase family protein produces the protein MKYTYTEKKDTRSGFGAGLAELADKNPNVVALCADLIGSLKMEKFIEKAPERFYQVGIAEANMMGLAAGLSITGKIPFTGTFANFSTSRVYDQIRQSIAYSDKNVKICASHAGLTLGEDGATHQVLEDIGMMKMLPGMTVINPCDYNQTKAATLAIADHHGPVYLRFGRPTVPVFIPEDMPFEIGKGILLQEGTDVTIVATGHLVWESLVAADELEKEGISCEVINIHTIKPLDEEIILKSVEKTGKIVTAEEHNYLGGLGESVAGMLARKRPTRQEFVAVNDTFGESATPAELMKKYKIDSAAVKEAVKRILA
- a CDS encoding transketolase produces the protein MSKSIEELKSLTTQIRRDILRMVHAVNSGHPGGSLGCTEYFTALYGKVMNYNLPFTMEGKNEDHFYLSNGHISPVFYSTLARFDFFPVDELKTFRKLDSRLQGHPTTHEGLEGVRIASGSLGQGLSVALGVAQGKKLDGDTSLVYSLHGDGELQEGQIWEALMYAAANKVDNIISTIDYNGQQIDGSTENVLSLGNLHAKLESFGWTVLEEKNGNDLEAVIAILELAKTETGKGKPVVIILHTEMGAGVDFMMGTHAWHGKAPNDEQLDTAFKQLYLEAPADY
- a CDS encoding translocation/assembly module TamB domain-containing protein, with product MAKLENNNENENKKSVAENLGDQVQKTVENVQETVKEASELASDAINHPIDTAQEFGKQAAKDVVSYSWWAKLLLILFWTLLSIIVLVFIAINLPVTKRWAADQALQIVNRDFKAKMSTESVEVDFFGDVTIKGLRIKDYKNLDFIKAREFKANSDWFSLATNIGKNNSLSFNGLTLNDADIKVITYKGDSISNFIRFTQLFDSGKKKDPKKPPFQLNARLEILNSKVSIVNQNSPGEPGKWLTATNVNLIAPKVKVNGANINARIDNFTFITKRWGKSHFVETFSTDFSMTEDFLALGDLTLNTDHSLLQGDIKFNLNKGSWADFTNKVKWDMNMKLGSQISGYDISYFVTNWDNFIPFNASGKMTGPLNHFTLENFLIRNPSVNIATKKLKANHLLKGDFTIETENLSADFTYKDLKAMMPTFVSSKMKNFADDFGKLKYSGTAKVTPKQVYVSSGNLMTGIGQAKISNFYLTDYSSPLPKYKGYAEVNDLNTSVITKSKAVGLISGKFNLDGQSFDVNTMRLSTKSQISSIEIMNKEINNVVLDGLLDHKKYNGLITVNDEQAKATVKGLIDFSTSRISANVDADVAYLNMNYFTDKAGSQIVSGRVNGKMAMSNINDLNLDVEASNVNFATADQKYHIPNAKLKTFVEGGSRSILVDAPGAVNGKISGKYNLADLAGMVENGLGKILVGPEPRKLYRGQTFAMDFDVEQGLVAYFMPDLKLPQGAKVEGEYDGNSNNLILNLDAASLKYIMTKKEEITEADRALAEANPDYKIDDRVAVTRDSAMVDSVMVRINTANTEQQLYAKISRLEYNKNILKDVILTGKNENNSVLRIATNFKHGSPEDELNETLKDYAINFNQSTNPAGDYVFRFEPTEVNLNNVKWSIDTSPELDHYISYRRKTSDFEIHNLKIYSDDSSLLVNESIFKSIKDFYVDAEVQNFAIEKLLEMQSGGNPMDIKGLANGNVKIKMDKNTLQPLVDLTVDNIMMNGNDMGDVTISAVNGFSLNVYDVDVRVASAGVIGNNNLHLTGTVNNNTPSPTIDLTTELRDFDLAFTQQFVQSIFGNLRGKATGDLKINGTLKNLDYSGDIALKEFGLKLLFTGVDYSFDDTVIPLSKGLAILNNIGVHDGRSNSSGSISGAIQFETLSSMGVNLVMRADNLLMLNTTQKDYDLFWGRVYGQGDLYVDGPVSALNLSTPNMKALNGSTFTFNSSSTSNVEEFKMLRFLKEGKDGLVTLEEKKKTGANMNIDFSLDVDKGTTVNVLVGDDVGNITVKGMANNLRFQMSRQGNIAMNGSYMVDSGTFVSKAILNRTFQIQKNSSIRWDGDAMKPALDISANYVRMVSNAGDYLNMGQLQPISVLLQANITNTLNDPKVALNVTALDVSSQVKETLAAKINQTEGENVLQFGSILLLNMFNVTNSGGGLNIDAAGIAESSGYNMLLKQLGSVLNTVSNEFQIDLNYVKGNDQFSNSGDRANAGVSFDLSPRITVKTGLGIPLSRTENTSNNYLSGEGSVEYDISKKNDGTLVLRGYSKPTNIGMGVGTVGTNGSANQAYGGGIVWSKSFNSLFKKKKKDKKSATDKVEIKTDSVKSSGK
- a CDS encoding Lrp/AsnC family transcriptional regulator, which encodes MNYQLDEIDKKILDFLVENTRMPFTEIAKQMDVSAGTIHVRVKKMEDAGIILGSSLNLDYGKLDYHFTAFIGILLTKSNRTQEVLKELGTIPNVIEASVISGKYNIFCKVRAKNTNDAKRIIYQIDDIQDVMRTESMISMEEFLSDKNRLINAISI